Proteins encoded within one genomic window of Camelina sativa cultivar DH55 chromosome 19, Cs, whole genome shotgun sequence:
- the LOC104766396 gene encoding putative kinase-like protein TMKL1 — MGMEVLRFLHVSFFFFFVVILHCHCGTSLSGSSDVKLLLGKIKPSLQGNSESLLLSSWNSSVPVCQWRGVKWVFADGSPLQCSSDLSTPQWTNSSLFNDSSLHILSLQLPSANLTGSLPREIGGFSMLQSVFLNINSLSGSIPLELGYTSSLSDVDLSGNTLSGVLPASIWNLCDKLVSFKIHGNNLSGVLPEPALPNSTCGNLQVLDLGGNKFSGEFPEYITRFKGLKSLDLSNNVFEGLVPEGLAVLQLESINLSHNNFSGMLPDFGESKFGAESFEGNSPSLCGLPLKPCLGSSRLSPGAVAGLVIGLMSGAVVVASLLIGYLQNKKRKSSIESEDDMEEGDEEDEIGEKEGGEGKLIVFQGGENLTLDDVLNATGQVMEKTSYGTVYKAKLSDGGNIALRLLREGTCKDKSSCLPVIRQLGRIRHENLVPLRAFYQGKRGEKLLIYDYLPNISLHDLLHESKPGKPALNWARRHKIALGIARGLAYLHTGQEVPVIHGNIRSKNVLVDDFFFARLTEFGLDKIMVQAVADEIVSQAKSDGYKAPELHKMKKCNPRSDVYAFGILLLEILMGKKPGKSGRNGNEYVDLPSLVKAAVLEETTMEVFDLEAMKGVRSPMEEGLVHALKLAMGCCAPVTTVRPTMEEVVKQLEENRPRNRSALYSPTETRSDAETPF, encoded by the exons ATGGGCATGGAAGTTTTGAGATTTCTtcatgtttctttcttcttcttctttgtggtGATTCTTCACTGTCATTGTGGAACATCTCTCTCTGGGTCTTCTGATGTGAAGCTTCTTTTAGGAAAGATCAAGCCTTCACTACAAGGAAACAGTGAGAGCTTACTGTTGTCTTCTTGGAACTCATCTGTCCCGGTTTGTCAATGGAGAGGGGTGAAATGGGTATTTGCAGATGGGTCTCCTCTTCAGTGTAGTAGTGACCTGTCTACACCACAATGGACTAACAGCTCTCTCTTCAACGACTCTTCTCTTCACAttctctctcttcagcttcCTTCTGCTAATCTCACTGGCTCACTCCCTAGGGAGATTGGTGGGTTCTCTATGCTTCAAAGTGTGTTCCTCAACATCAACTCCTTAAGTGGGTCAATCCCACTTGAGCTTGGTTacacttcttctctctctgatGTTGATTTGAGTGGTAATACCCTATCTGGGGTTTTGCCTGCTTCGATTTGGAACCTCTGTGATAAGCTTGTCTCTTTCAAGATTCATGGTAATAACTTGTCTGGGGTCTTGCCTGAGCCTGCTTTGCCAAATTCGACTTGTGGTAATCTCCAAGTTCTTGATTTGGGTGGTAATAAGTTCTCTGGTGAGTTCCCTGAGTATATAACTAGGTTTAAAGGTCTGAAGTCACTTGATCTTTCAAATAATGTCTTTGAGGGTCTTGTTCCTGAGGGTTTAGCTGTATTACAACTAGAAAGCATCAATCTTTCTCACAATAACTTCAGTGGGATGTTACCAGATTTTGGTGAATCAAAGTTTGGAGCAGAATCTTTTGAAGGGAACAGTCCTAGCCTTTGTGGTTTGCCTTTGAAACCTTGTCTTGGCTCCTCTAGGTTGAGTCcaggtgctgttgctggtctgGTGATTGGTTTAATGTCCGGGGCTGTTGTTGTGGCTTCGTTGTTAATAGGGTATTTgcagaacaagaagagaaagagtagTATAGAGAGTGAAGATGATATGGAAGaaggtgatgaagaagatgaaatcggTGAAAAAGAAGGCGGTGAAGGGAAGTTAATAGTGTTCCAAGGTGGTGAGAATCTGACATTGGACGATGTTTTGAATGCAACGGGGCAAGTTATGGAGAAGACTAGCTATGGTACAGTTTATAAGGCAAAGCTTAGTGATGGAGGGAATATTGCTTTGAGGCTGTTGAGAGAAGGTACTTGTAAGGATAAAAGTTCTTGTCTGCCTGTTATAAGGCAATTGGGGCGTATTCGGCATGAGAATTTGGTTCCTTTGAGAGCTTTCTATCAGgggaaaagaggagaaaagcTTCTCATCTATGACTATCTTCCTAACATAAGCTTACATGATTTGTTGCACG AAAGTAAACCTGGAAAGCCAGCTCTGAATTGGGCCAGGAGACACAAGATTGCACTTGGCATAGCGAGAGGACTTGCTTATCTTCATACCGGACAAGAAGTTCCTGTCATCCATGGAAATATTAGATCAAAGAATGTGCTCGTGGACGATTTTTTCTTTGCTAGGCTAACTGAGTTTGGACTTGACAAGATAATGGTACAGGCAGTAGCCGATGAGATTGTCTCACAGGCGAAATCTGACGGGTACAAGGCACCTGAACTTCACAAGATGAAGAAGTGCAATCCAAGGAGTGATGTTTACGCCTTTGGGATCCTTCTCTTGGAGATATTGATGGGGAAGAAACCGGGAAAGAGTGGAAGGAACGGTAATGAATATGTGGATCTACCTTCTTTGGTTAAAGCTGCGGTCTTGGAAGAGACGACAATGGAGGTTTTCGACTTGGAGGCAATGAAAGGAGTTAGGAGCCCAATGGAAGAAGGTTTGGTTCATGCATTGAAGCTGGCAATGGGATGTTGTGCTCCTGTTACAACAGTTAGACCCACCATGGAAGAGGTTGTGAAGCAATTGGAAGAGAACAGACCAAGGAATAGATCAGCATTGTACAGCCCAACAGAAACCAGGAGCGACGCCGAAACTCCATTTTGA
- the LOC104766398 gene encoding uncharacterized protein LOC104766398 produces MAATEGPVVALISKRLRAHRKKYNKIVGLEESISQGKTLNKDQVEILRSKPIVTALIDELLKLRIPPPSDVVPEETSVPAKKKKQQKARKEEAEEENVAAKNDDEDCKISEDGEVSKDNTSPSESSQDVTPPPSSGKSRRRRRKAKKPQTSE; encoded by the exons ATGGCCGCCACAGAAGGACCAGTCGTTGCTCTCATCAGTAAGCGTCTCCGTGCTCACCGCAAGAAATACAACAAAATTGTTGGGCTGGAAGAGTCGATCTCTCAGGGGAAAACCCTAAACAAGGATCAAGTAGAGATCCTCCGTTCGAAGCCAATCGTCACCGCCCTTATCGATGAACTCTTAAAGCTTCGTATTCCTCCTCCCTCCGATGTCGTTCCTGAAGAGACTAGCGTCCCtgctaagaaaaaaaaacagcaaaag GCACGTAAGGAGGAAGCCGAGGAGGAGAACGTAGCGGCCAAGAATGACGACGAGGATTGCAAGATCTCTGAAGATGGTGAAGTTTCGAAGGACAATACTTCTCCTAGCGAGAGCTCACAGGATGTTACGCCACCTCCGAGTAGTGGGAAGTCACGAAGACGTAGACGGAAGGCGAAGAAACCTCAGACTTCGGAGTAA
- the LOC104766394 gene encoding B3 domain-containing transcription factor ABI3-like → MKSLHVAANGGDLAEDCGILAGDADEAILMDGMDDVGREIWLNDHGGDHSHHHAHGDDDLIVHHDPSLFYGDLPTLPDFPCMSSSSSSSTSPAPVNAIVSSASSSSAASSSTSSAASWAILRSDGEDPAPNQNQYGSGKCDESSGALQSTASMEIPLETSQGFGCGEGGGDCIDMMETFGYMDLLDSNEFFDTSAIFSQDDDTQNPNLMDQTLERQQDQVVVPMLENNSGGDMQMMNSSLEQDDDLATVFLEWLKNNKETVSAEDLRKVKIKKATIESAARRLGGGKEAMKQLLKLILEWVQTNHLQRRRTVTTTNNNNLSYQQSFQQDPFQNANPNNNNLIPPSDQTCFSPSTWVPTPQPQQAFVSDPGFGYMPAPSYPPPPPEYLPILESPPSWPPPPPQSGPMPHQQFPMPPNPQYNQFGEPTGFTGYNMNPYQYPYIPPGQMRDQRLLRLCSSATKEARKKRMARQRRFLSHHHRHNNNNNNSTNQQNQNQVGETCTAVAPQLNPVATTATGGTWMYWPNVPSVPPQLPPPMETQLPTMDRAGSASAMPRQQVVPVPVPVPDRRQGWKPEKNLRFLLQKVLKQSDVGNLGRIVLPKKEAETHLPELEARDGISLAMEDIGTSRVWNMRYRFWPNNKSRMYLLENTGDFVKTNGLQEGDFIVIYSDVKCGKYLIRGVKVRQPTGQKQEAPPSSAAATKRQNKSQRNVNNNSPSASVVVASPASQTVK, encoded by the exons ATGAAAAGCTTGCATGTGGCGGCGAACGGCGGAGATCTGGCTGAGGATTGTGGAATACTCGCCGGAGATGCTGATGAAGCTATTTTAATGGATGGAATGGATGATGTTGGTAGAGAGATCTGGCTAAATGACCATGGAGGTGACCATAGTCATCATCATGCTCATGGAGATGATGACTTGATTGTTCATCATGACCCTTCACTCTTCTACGGAGATCTCCCGACGCTTCCTGATTTCCCATGCatgtcgtcatcatcatcgtcttcaacATCTCCAGCTCCTGTCAACGCAATCGTCTCCtcagcctcttcttcttcagctgcttCTTCCTCCACTTCCTCAGCTGCTTCTTGGGCTATCTTGAGATCAGACGGAGAAGATCCGGCTCCCAACCAAAACCAATACGGATCAGGAAAGTGTGATGAGTCTTCTGGCGCATTGCAGTCCACAGCGTCCATGGAGATTCCGTTAGAAACTAGTCAAGGTTTCGGTTGCGGTGAAGGCGGTGGTGATTGCATTGATATGATGGAGACTTTCGGGTACATGGATCTACTCGATAGCAACGAGTTCTTTGATACTTCTGCCATATTTAGCCAAGATGATGACACGCAGAACCCTAACTTGATGGACCAAACCCTTGAGAGACAACAAGATCAGGTCGTTGTTCCGATGTTGGAGAATAACAGTGGAGGAGACATGCAAATGATGAATTCTTCCTTGGAACAAGACGATGATCTCGCGACTGTGTTCTTGGAATGGCTAAAGAACAACAAGGAGACTGTGTCGGCTGAGGATTTAAGGAAAGTGAAGATCAAGAAAGCTACGATTGAATCAGCGGCGAGAAGGCTAGGTGGTGGGAAAGAAGCTATGAAGCAGCTTTTGAAGCTGATTCTTGAATGGGTGCAAACTAATCATTTGCAAAGAAGACGCACcgtcaccaccaccaacaacaacaacctctctTATCAACAATCATTCCAACAAGATCCATTTCAAAACGCTAACCCTAATAACAACAACTTAATCCCACCGTCAGATCAAACCTGTTTCTCACCTTCAACATGGGTTCCTacaccacaaccacaacaagcTTTTGTCTCTGATCCGGGTTTCGGATACATGCCTGCTCCGAGTTATCCTCCACCGCCACCGGAATATCTGCCTATACTCGAATCTCCACCGTCATggccaccgccaccaccacagTCTGGTCCCATGCCACATCAACAATTCCCCATGCCGCCAAACCCGCAGTATAATCAGTTTGGAGAGCCAACAGGTTTCACCGGATACAACATGAATCCGTATCAATACCCTTATATTCCTCCAGGACAAATGAGAGATCAGAGACTACTCCGTTTGTGTTCCTCAGCAACTAAAGAGGCAAGAAAGAAACGGATGGCGAGACAGAGAAGGTTCTTGTCTCATCACCAtagacacaacaacaacaacaacaacagcactAATCAGCAGAACCAGAACCAAGTCGGAGAAACCTGTACCGCGGTGGCTCCACAACTTAACCCCGTGGCCACAACCGCCACGGGAGGGACATGGATGTATTGGCCAAACGTCCCGTCTGTGCCACCTCAGTTACCACCACCGATGGAGACTCAGTTACCAACGATGGACCGAGCTGGCTCCGCTTCTGCTATGCCACGTCAGCAGGTGGTACCGGTACCAGTACCAGTACCAGATCGTCGGCAG GGATGGAAACCAGAAAAGAATTTGCGGTTTCTCTTGCAGAAAGTCTTGAAGCAAAGCGACGTGGGTAACCTTGGAAGGATCGTCTTGCCAAAA AAAGAAGCTGAGACGCACTTGCCGGAGCTAGAGGCAAGAGACGGTATCTCTCTAGCCATGGAAGACATTGGAACCTCTCGTGTGTGGAACATGCGCTACAG ATTTTGGCCGAACAACAAAAGCAGGATGTATCTTCTCGAGAACACCG GCGATTTTGTGAAAACCAATGGGCTCCAAGAAGGTGATTTCATAGTCATATACTCCGACGTTAAATGTGGCAAATAT TTGATACGAGGGGTTAAAGTAAGACAGCCGACGGGACAGAAGCAGGAGGCTCCGCCGTCGTCAGCAGCTGCCACGAAGAGGCAAAACAAGTCGCAGAGGAACGTAAACAATAACTCTCCGTCGGCCAGTGTGGTGGTCGCTTCACCAGCTTCTCAAACTGTTAAatga
- the LOC104766397 gene encoding probable pectate lyase 10 has product MAVFFSSRSFLALSATLIILALCVNASTIANETEELKSHSSSNSSTVDKLSNDDGAWNEHAVKNPEEVAAMVDMTIKNSTERRRLGFFSCATGNPIDDCWRCDRNWHLRRKRLANCAIGFGRNAVGGRDGRYYVVTDPSDHDAVNPRPGTLRHAVIQDRPLWIVFKRDMVITLSQELIMNSFKTIDGRGVNVAIAGGACITIQFVTNIIIHGINIHDCRRTGNAMVRSSPSHYGWRTMADGDAISIFGSSHIWIDHNSLSNCADGLVDAIMGSTAITISNNYMTHHNEVMLMGHSDSYTRDKMMQVTIAYNHFGEGLIQRMPRCRHGYFHVVNNDYTHWVMYAIGGSANPTINSQGNRFLAPGNPFAKEVTKRVGSWQGEWKQWNWRSQGDQMLNGAYFTRSGAAAPASYARASSLGAKPASVVRMLTYSSGALKCRYGMRC; this is encoded by the exons ATGGCGGTCTTCTTTAGCAGCAGAAGCTTCTTAGCTCTCTCAGCAACTCTAATCATTCTAGCATTATGTGTAAATGCATCAACAAT AGCTAACGAAACAGAGGAGCTCAAGTCGCATAGCTCAAGTAATTCATCGACGGTTGATAA ATTATCTAACGACGATGGTGCATGGAACGAACACGCCGTTAAAAACCCAGAAGAAGTAGCAGCAATGGTCGATAT gACGATTAAGAACAGTACAGAGCGGAGGAGGTTAGGATTCTTCTCATGCGCCACCGGAAACCCAATCGACGACTGTTGGAGATGTGACCGGAACTGGCATCTCCGTCGTAAGCGTCTCGCGAACTGCGCGATTGGATTCGGTCGTAACGCAGTCGGAGGACGCGACGGTCGTTACTACGTCGTCACTGATCCGTCAGACCACGACGCGGTTAATCCTCGACCGGGAACGCTCCGCCACGCCGTGATCCAAGACCGTCCGCTATGGATCGTGTTCAAGCGCGACATGGTGATCACTCTGAGTCAGGAGCTGATCATGAACAGCTTCAAAACGATCGATGGACGTGGCGTGAACGTCGCGATCGCCGGCGGTGCTTGTATCACGATCCAGTTTGTGACGAACATTATCATCCACGGGATTAATATACATGATTGTAGAAGGACTGGTAACGCTATGGTTCGTAGCTCGCCGTCGCATTACGGGTGGAGGACTATGGCGGATGGTGATGCGATTTCGATTTTTGGATCGAGTCATATTTGGATTGATCACAACTCGTTGTCTAATTGTGCTGATGGATTGGTTGATGCGATTATGGGATCTACTGCTATTACTATCTCCAATAACTATATGACTCACCACAACGAG GTTATGTTGATGGGGCATAGTGATTCATACACCAGAGACAAGATGATGCAAGTGACCATAGCATATAACCATTTTGGGGAAGGGCTTATACAGAGAATGCCAAG GTGTAGACATGGTTATTTCCATGTTGTAAACAATGATTACACTCACTGGGTAATGTATGCAATTGGTGGAAGTGCTAACCCTACCATTAACAGCCAAGGCAATCGGTTCCTTGCCCCTGGTAACCCTTTTGCCAAAGAG gTGACGAAGAGGGTAGGTTCATGGCAAGGGGAATGGAAGCAATGGAACTGGAGATCACAGGGAGACCAAATGCTCAACGGTGCCTACTTCACTAGATCTGGAGCTGCTGCTCCTGCAAGCTATGCCAGAGCATCTAGCTTGGGAGCTAAACCAGCTTCCGTTGTAAGAATGCTTACCTACAGCTCCGGTGCCCTTAAATGCAGGTATGGTATGCGGTGTTAG